A single genomic interval of Methanobacterium bryantii harbors:
- a CDS encoding TIGR00341 family protein, producing MIFRLIQIVLPQIKKEQSERIIKKMDVMDYSCSKFSKTHLKFDIIVKMDRSEELLEIFQKEFSVLDGFRIIIIPIETYIPFPEEESNSENLETKKQSERISREEIYAHVSEMSQLTRIYMILVAASAFVASIGLLNDDVAVIIGAMIIAPLLGPNIGLSLATVMGNRKFIVRSVKTNLIGFLIAAAVSIAVGMIFVVNPQNPSIVLRTDIGRGSFFLALASGLAGSLALTTGLTTALVGVMVAVALMPPLAAFGLLIGSGNFYLAFGAFLLFLVNLISINLAATVSFMAQNIKPIEEEESRKAKITARKSIMLLASILIILFALIRFHIIY from the coding sequence ATGATTTTTCGGTTAATTCAAATAGTTTTGCCCCAGATAAAAAAAGAACAGAGTGAAAGAATAATCAAAAAAATGGATGTAATGGATTATTCGTGTTCTAAATTTTCTAAAACCCATTTAAAGTTTGATATCATTGTTAAAATGGATAGATCTGAAGAATTACTGGAAATATTTCAAAAAGAGTTTTCTGTGCTTGATGGTTTCAGGATAATAATAATTCCAATAGAGACTTATATTCCCTTTCCTGAAGAGGAATCGAATAGTGAGAATCTAGAAACGAAAAAACAATCCGAAAGAATCAGTAGGGAAGAGATATATGCACATGTTTCTGAAATGAGCCAGCTTACCAGGATATACATGATTCTTGTTGCAGCATCTGCTTTTGTCGCGTCTATTGGGCTTTTAAATGATGATGTGGCAGTAATAATTGGTGCAATGATTATAGCTCCACTTTTAGGTCCTAATATAGGTTTATCTTTAGCAACTGTTATGGGGAATAGAAAATTTATTGTTAGATCTGTTAAAACTAATTTAATAGGATTTTTAATTGCAGCTGCTGTTTCTATAGCAGTGGGAATGATTTTTGTAGTTAACCCTCAAAATCCGTCCATAGTTTTGAGAACTGATATTGGGAGAGGAAGTTTTTTTCTTGCTTTGGCATCAGGACTTGCAGGATCTTTAGCTTTAACCACGGGGTTGACCACGGCTTTAGTTGGTGTGATGGTTGCAGTGGCACTTATGCCTCCACTTGCTGCATTTGGCCTCCTTATAGGATCGGGAAATTTTTATCTGGCATTTGGTGCATTTTTGCTGTTTTTAGTTAATTTAATCAGCATTAACCTTGCAGCGACTGTTTCATTTATGGCGCAAAATATTAAGCCAATCGAAGAGGAAGAATCTAGAAAAGCAAAAATAACTGCCCGAAAATCAATTATGTTATTGGCGTCAATTTTAATTATTTTGTTTGCACTAATAAGGTTTCATATAATTTATTAA